Proteins encoded by one window of Acinonyx jubatus isolate Ajub_Pintada_27869175 chromosome X, VMU_Ajub_asm_v1.0, whole genome shotgun sequence:
- the LOC106989614 gene encoding CXXC-type zinc finger protein 1-like isoform X2, producing MSDTEKFPLLDPAMQKAAVKVKTKKLNKKKKKKKKKQKLMSKRKHQEKADAKDLASLRQCLGPGCVYPTRPGSKYCSDDCGMKLAADRIYAILPQRIQQWQKSPCIAEERGKKMLERIHQEQQDTRTRLKDMECHFYELEAIILRGKQQPVCKDEEINKSNRNNANLQIFCVSCGQSINMHVALRHMEHCFVKYEGKSSFGSMYPTCIEGATRLFCDVYNPKSKRYCKRLQVLCPEHSRDPKASDDEVCGCPLVHNVFEFTGNFCRLPKRVCNLHYCWEKLRRAEVDLERIRTLNKLEELLEQEHKVRTAMTNRAGLLALMLHQTVQHDPLTTDLRSKADS from the exons ATGAGTGACACTGAGAAGTTTCCGCTCCTGGATCCTGCAATGCAGAAAGCAGCAGTGAAAGTGAAGACAAAGAAGTTGAATAAAAAG aagaagaagaagaagaagaagcaaaagcTCATGTCAAAGCGTAAACACCAAGAGAAGGCAGATGCCAAGGATTTGGCCTCGCTGCGGCAGTGTCTGGGACCTGGCTGTGTGTATCCTACCCGGCCAGGCTCCAAGTACTGCTCAGATGATTGTGGCATGAAGCTCGCAGCTGA CCGCATCTATGCGATTCTGCCCCAGCGCATCCAGCAGTGGCAGAAGAGCCCCTGTATTGCTGAGGAGCGTGGCAAGAAAATGCTTGAGCGCATCCACCAAGAGCAGCAGGACACTCGCACCCGCCTGAAGGACATGGAGTGCCATTTCTATGAACTTGAGGCCATAATTCTGCGTGGCAAGCAGCAGCCTGTGTGCAAGGATGAGGAG ATCAACAAAAGTAACAGGAACAATGCAAACCTGCAGATCTTCTGTGTCTCCTGCGGGCAGTCAATTAACATGCATGTCGCCCTGCGCCACATGGAACACTGTTTTGTCAAG TATGAAGGCAAGTCGTCCTTCGGGTCCATGTATCCCACTTGCATTGAAGG GGCCACCAGGCTCTTCTGTGATGTTTACAACCCAAAGAGTAAGAGGTACTGTAAGCGGCTTCAGGTGCTGTGTCCTGAGCACTCGAGAGATCCCAAG GCATCAGATGATGAGGTGTGCGGTTGCCCACTAGTGCACAATGTCTTTGAGTTCACTGGTAATTTCTGTCGCCTACCTAAACGTGTGTGCAACCTCCACTATTGCTGGGAGAAGCTGAGGCGTGCTGAGGTGGACCTAGAGCGTATTCGCACG TTGAACAAGCTGGAAGAGCTACTTGAGCAGGAGCACAAGGTGCGCACAGCTATGACAAACCGGGCAGGGCTTCTGGCCCTGATGCTTCACCAGACAGTCCAGCATGACCCGCTCACCACTGACCTGCGCTCCAAAGCAGACAGCTGA
- the LOC106989614 gene encoding CXXC-type zinc finger protein 1-like isoform X3: MSKRKHQEKADAKDLASLRQCLGPGCVYPTRPGSKYCSDDCGMKLAADRIYAILPQRIQQWQKSPCIAEERGKKMLERIHQEQQDTRTRLKDMECHFYELEAIILRGKQQPVCKDEEINKSNRNNANLQIFCVSCGQSINMHVALRHMEHCFVKYEGKSSFGSMYPTCIEGATRLFCDVYNPKSKRYCKRLQVLCPEHSRDPKASDDEVCGCPLVHNVFEFTGNFCRLPKRVCNLHYCWEKLRRAEVDLERIRTLNKLEELLEQEHKVRTAMTNRAGLLALMLHQTVQHDPLTTDLRSKADS, translated from the exons ATGTCAAAGCGTAAACACCAAGAGAAGGCAGATGCCAAGGATTTGGCCTCGCTGCGGCAGTGTCTGGGACCTGGCTGTGTGTATCCTACCCGGCCAGGCTCCAAGTACTGCTCAGATGATTGTGGCATGAAGCTCGCAGCTGA CCGCATCTATGCGATTCTGCCCCAGCGCATCCAGCAGTGGCAGAAGAGCCCCTGTATTGCTGAGGAGCGTGGCAAGAAAATGCTTGAGCGCATCCACCAAGAGCAGCAGGACACTCGCACCCGCCTGAAGGACATGGAGTGCCATTTCTATGAACTTGAGGCCATAATTCTGCGTGGCAAGCAGCAGCCTGTGTGCAAGGATGAGGAG ATCAACAAAAGTAACAGGAACAATGCAAACCTGCAGATCTTCTGTGTCTCCTGCGGGCAGTCAATTAACATGCATGTCGCCCTGCGCCACATGGAACACTGTTTTGTCAAG TATGAAGGCAAGTCGTCCTTCGGGTCCATGTATCCCACTTGCATTGAAGG GGCCACCAGGCTCTTCTGTGATGTTTACAACCCAAAGAGTAAGAGGTACTGTAAGCGGCTTCAGGTGCTGTGTCCTGAGCACTCGAGAGATCCCAAG GCATCAGATGATGAGGTGTGCGGTTGCCCACTAGTGCACAATGTCTTTGAGTTCACTGGTAATTTCTGTCGCCTACCTAAACGTGTGTGCAACCTCCACTATTGCTGGGAGAAGCTGAGGCGTGCTGAGGTGGACCTAGAGCGTATTCGCACG TTGAACAAGCTGGAAGAGCTACTTGAGCAGGAGCACAAGGTGCGCACAGCTATGACAAACCGGGCAGGGCTTCTGGCCCTGATGCTTCACCAGACAGTCCAGCATGACCCGCTCACCACTGACCTGCGCTCCAAAGCAGACAGCTGA
- the LOC106989614 gene encoding CXXC-type zinc finger protein 1-like isoform X1, giving the protein MSDTEKFPLLDPAMQKAAVKVKTKKLNKKKEKKKKKKKKKQKLMSKRKHQEKADAKDLASLRQCLGPGCVYPTRPGSKYCSDDCGMKLAADRIYAILPQRIQQWQKSPCIAEERGKKMLERIHQEQQDTRTRLKDMECHFYELEAIILRGKQQPVCKDEEINKSNRNNANLQIFCVSCGQSINMHVALRHMEHCFVKYEGKSSFGSMYPTCIEGATRLFCDVYNPKSKRYCKRLQVLCPEHSRDPKASDDEVCGCPLVHNVFEFTGNFCRLPKRVCNLHYCWEKLRRAEVDLERIRTLNKLEELLEQEHKVRTAMTNRAGLLALMLHQTVQHDPLTTDLRSKADS; this is encoded by the exons ATGAGTGACACTGAGAAGTTTCCGCTCCTGGATCCTGCAATGCAGAAAGCAGCAGTGAAAGTGAAGACAAAGAAGTTGAATAAAAAG aaagagaagaagaagaagaagaagaagaagaagcaaaagcTCATGTCAAAGCGTAAACACCAAGAGAAGGCAGATGCCAAGGATTTGGCCTCGCTGCGGCAGTGTCTGGGACCTGGCTGTGTGTATCCTACCCGGCCAGGCTCCAAGTACTGCTCAGATGATTGTGGCATGAAGCTCGCAGCTGA CCGCATCTATGCGATTCTGCCCCAGCGCATCCAGCAGTGGCAGAAGAGCCCCTGTATTGCTGAGGAGCGTGGCAAGAAAATGCTTGAGCGCATCCACCAAGAGCAGCAGGACACTCGCACCCGCCTGAAGGACATGGAGTGCCATTTCTATGAACTTGAGGCCATAATTCTGCGTGGCAAGCAGCAGCCTGTGTGCAAGGATGAGGAG ATCAACAAAAGTAACAGGAACAATGCAAACCTGCAGATCTTCTGTGTCTCCTGCGGGCAGTCAATTAACATGCATGTCGCCCTGCGCCACATGGAACACTGTTTTGTCAAG TATGAAGGCAAGTCGTCCTTCGGGTCCATGTATCCCACTTGCATTGAAGG GGCCACCAGGCTCTTCTGTGATGTTTACAACCCAAAGAGTAAGAGGTACTGTAAGCGGCTTCAGGTGCTGTGTCCTGAGCACTCGAGAGATCCCAAG GCATCAGATGATGAGGTGTGCGGTTGCCCACTAGTGCACAATGTCTTTGAGTTCACTGGTAATTTCTGTCGCCTACCTAAACGTGTGTGCAACCTCCACTATTGCTGGGAGAAGCTGAGGCGTGCTGAGGTGGACCTAGAGCGTATTCGCACG TTGAACAAGCTGGAAGAGCTACTTGAGCAGGAGCACAAGGTGCGCACAGCTATGACAAACCGGGCAGGGCTTCTGGCCCTGATGCTTCACCAGACAGTCCAGCATGACCCGCTCACCACTGACCTGCGCTCCAAAGCAGACAGCTGA